The nucleotide window TGTCGTTCCATACGCTGACAGGCGCGGTGATTGCCCCGAACTTCACGCGGGTGTTGGAGCCGTTGTAAGGCCCAAAGCCTGTGCCCGCGATGGTGAAGGGGATGCCGATGGGCCCGGTCGAGGGGTTGATGGTGGCCACAGCCGGCTCCATGACCGTGAAGGTCCCGGCCGCGCTCGTCGCCACCGTGGTTCCGGCTTGCAGTTCGATTAAGACGCCGTAGGCTCCGGCATCCAAAGCGGGCACCGTGCCTTGGATGGTGGAGTCGTTCCAGACGCTGATGGGGGCTGCTGTGGAGCCGAACTTCACGCGGGTGCTAGTGCCCCTGTAAGTGCCGAAGCTGGTCCCTGTGATGGTGAAGGGCACGCCGATGGGCCCGGCGGAGGGCGTCATGACGGTGACGCTGGCCGTTGTGATCAAGAAGTAAGCCGTGTCCGAGGCGGAGAGTCCGCCGTCCGAGGTGGCGCGCTCGACGACCACAGGGGCCAAGCCGGCGGGAGCGTCGGGGACCGTGGCCACGATCCTGGTGTCGTTCCACACGCTGACCGCGGCAGCGGCGCCGTCTACGCGCAGGCGGGTGTTGGAGCCGTTGTAGGGGCCGAAGCTGGTTCCCAGAACGGTGAGGCTGATGCCGATGGGGCCGGAAGAGGACTGCACGTCCGTGATCGCCGGGACAGAGACCAAGAAGCTCGCGGCTTCCACGCTGGCCAGGCCGCCGTCTGATGTGGCGCGCTCGATGGTCACGGTGCGGATGCCCGCAAGCGCGTTGGGGATGGTGCCCTGGATGTTGTGGTCGTTCCACACGCTTATGGGCGCGGCCACGCCGCCGATCTTGACCCGCGTGTTGGAGCCGTTGTACGGCCCGAAGCTTTCGCCCGTGATGGCGAAGGGCACGCCGATGGGACCGGCCAGCGGGGACATGATCGAGGCCGAGGGCAAGTTCACGGTGAAGAGCCCGGCCGAGGTGGCGGTCACGCTGGAGCTGGTCTGGCGTTCGACAGCGACCGAGTAGGCGCCCGGGGAGAGTCCAGGGATTGTGCCTTGGATCGTCGTATCGTTCCACACGGAGATGGGTGCCGAGGCGGTGCCGAACTTGACCCTGGTGTTGGATCCGCTGTAGGCGCCGAAGCCAGTTCCGGCAATGGTGAAAGGAATGCCGATGGGCCCGGAAGAGGGCACTACAGCCAACTCCGCGACGACCGCCAGGGTCTGGGTCGAAGCGACCTCGGAGAAGCTGCTTGCGATCATGTCCCCATTGGACGCTCTGATGCGGGCGAAGTAAGACGTGCCGGGCGCCAATCCGAAGACCGTCGTGCCCGTGCTTTGCAGCGTGATAAGGTCGGCCACGGAGCCGTCCGTTGAGACCGCGAGAGCGTAGTCGGTCCCGGCCGGGTTGCTCGAAGCGTCCCAGGCCCAGGTGATGCTGTAGGAACTCACGGACACCGCCTGTAACTGGCTCGGCACCGCGGCCAAGGTGTAGACCCGAGACGAGCAGATTATCGGGCTTTCGCCGGAGGCATTGGTCGCGGTGACGCAGCGCGAGCGGGCAGAGTTGGGCGGCTGACCCAGCAAAGTGAATGAGCTGGCGATGACATCGGCCTGCTTCGACCCTGCCGTCGATCTATAGACCGAATAGCCGAGAGCGTTGTCAGCCTGGGCCCAGGTCCAGACGATGGAGGAAGTCCCGAGCACCTGGGCCGTGATCCAAGCCGGCGCCAGCGGCGCAACATTGCCGGTCGGCCCCTCCCAAGTAAAGGTGACGGCCACGGGCGTCACGGTCTCATTGCCAGCCAGGTCGACTCCCCGGGCATAGACCGCGTAATTGCGGCCTTGCGCCAAGTAACCGCCCAGGTTGCCCAAAATATCCCCGGACGTAGGAGATGCGCCAACGTAGGCGCTCCAATTCACGGAATTCTTTAGCGGACCGCCATTGGACCTCAGGTAGACCGGGGCAGAAGCTGCGGCCCAGTGCCCTGCCTGGCCGCTCCACCAAAGCCCGGTAGCCAGATCCCGCACCGCAAGATCCACGCTGCCGTTCAACGCCACGGCGTCCTGGACCGTGCCTTGGATCGTGTTGAGGGCGGAGACGGTGGAGCCGTTGACTATGGAGGTGATGCTGATGGACGGCGGCACCGTGTCGGGAGCTATGGAGAAGTCCGCATTGCTGATCGAAGAGCCTGCCAGCACCGGAATGCCCGCGATGTGGTTGTAGAAGCCCATGGGCGTGGCCGAGGAGAATTGCAGGCTCGTTCCCTCGAAAGCCGCGATCCAGTAAGAAGCAGGCGCGGGCAGGCTGAGACTGTAGGGCAGCATGGTCCCGGCTGTGGCTGTCAGCGCGACCATCTGCGGCTGTTCATTGAAACCTGTAGTCGAGTAGACCACCATGACATTGGCCCCCTCGGCAAAGCCCAGGGGTTTGGTGATGGTGCCCGAGATGGTGGCCGAGGCTCCCAACGCGCAAGCATTGGGCCCGGGAGCGCCGGCCACGGCCGTGTTCCCGAAGAATACCTCGGGGTCGGCGGAATCCACCACCCAGGGCGTGCCCGCCCCGTCTACCGCGATGAGATCGTTATCAAAGCCGTCGGGGTCGGTCTTAGGATAACCGGCAGCCAGGTTGCCCGAGGAGTCGTACTTCCACACGGCGGAGGTCGTCGAGGAATTGCCCACGACCCAAGGATTGCCGGCCGGGTCCAAGGCCAAAGCCTTGGCCGCGGCCGAGGTTCCGGCCGCGTTATGCCACAGGCTCGTGGACACCAGCACCCCGTTGGAGTCGAATCTCAGCAAAGCGAGGTCGGTGGCCGCGCAGTTGGGATAGGCCTTGGAAGCCGCCACCCAGACGGTCCCGGTCTGAGAGACGCGCAAACCCATGACCAGATTATCCTGGACGTTGGCGAAAGCCTGCGGCCAGAAGACCGGGAACCCAGCGGCCAAAGAACCGTTGGAAGCGTACTTCCACAGGGCCAGGTCCAGGTGTCCGGTCACCGGGTCCGAGCTTATGCCGGCGGACCAGGTGTTGCCCGATGAGTCCTTGTTCGTGGCCAAGCCCCCGTCGAAACTGCCGCCGGAGCGCTGGTAGTTCTTGGGGAAGCCCGGCGCCAAGGAGCCGTTGGCGTTGTATTTCCAGAGCCCGAAGCGGAAGGTGGGGTTCTGAGAAGTCTGCTCTGCGCCCGCGAGCCAGGCGTTGCCCGAGCCGTCTACAACCACGCCGCCGCTATAGATGAAGCCGTTGGCGCCGGCGTAGGCTACTGAAGCCTGAACGACCTGTCCCGTTCCCGCGACCTTCCAGACCGCGAGGCCTGAAGAATTGGTCCCACCCACCCAGTTACCCGATGGGCCGAAGCCGATGCCGAAGTTCCCCGAATCCACGGCGTCAGGCAGGACGGTCCCGGCCAAGTAGTTGCCTGCCGAGTCGTGCTTGCGCACGCTCATGGTGGTCGGGGTCTGGCCGTCGTAATCCTGGGTCACGGTCCAGATGTTGCCCGAGCCGTCTCGGCCCAGAGCCACGGCGTAGCCGGCCTCGGCGGTGTTGGTGCTCTTGATGATCACGCTCACGGCCGCTGTAGAGACATTGCCGGATGGGTCCATGGCCTGAGCGTAGATGGCGTACTTCTCGCCGCCCAGCACCGGCGGCGTTGCCCCGCTCCAGGTGATGTTGTTCATGGGCCCGGATCTGGCGGCGTGGTTCCAAAGGGCGCCTGGCGTGGAGATGAATACGCCTGAATACGGATCGAGCCAGGTTCCGTCCGTGAGATTGGCCACTGCCAAGGTGAGGTCGCTTATGCCTATGTTGTCAGAGGCTGTGCCGGAGAGCGCCAGCATGGCTGCGGGGATGGTGGAGCCGTTTACGGGCGCAAGGATCGCGAGGCTGGGGGCTTGCTGGTCTACAGCCAAGCTGATGGCGGGAGCGGTGGCGGGGGTTGCTCCCAGGAAAACGGGCGCGGAGAGGTTGCCGCCCAGGGGGTTGCCGGGGCCAAGGCCCTGGCCGCCGGCTGCGATGTAGCCGGTGCGGTCGTAAGCCGCGGCGATGTAATAGGTGGCCGGAGAGGGCAGGCCGGTCAAAGTGTAGTTGAACACGGTGCCGCTGTTGGGGGCGGGCAAGAAGCCCAGGCTTTGGGGGTTCTGAAAATCGGGGGTGTTGCTGGCCAGGAAATATACGCTGCCGCCGGTGAAGGCGTCCGCGTAGTTCAAGACGCCGGAGATGTCGGCCAGGGCGAGGATTTGGCTCCAGACCTTGTAGGTGCCGTCGCTGTCTGTGCCGAGGATGTTGAGGTTGGTCCCGAAAATGGTGAGGATATTGCCCGTGTTGGTGGGCGCGGCGGACGGATATGAAGGATAGGAAGAGACCAAATTCAAGGTCGAGCCGCCTTCTGCCGGGTACTGCCAGACTGCCAGGCCGGTATTGCCGGAAGAATCCAGTTGGGTGCGGCCGGTGAGCCAGAAGCGGCCTGCGGAGTCGAGGTCGAGGCCTTGGGCTTGGTCGGAATAGGTGCCAGTTGAGGTGGCGACCAGGGAGATGGCTGAGCCGTCCCACTGCCAAAGGGCGGCTACGGTGCCGGTCTGGGTGTGGGCCCAGCCGCTGAGCCAGATGTTGCCTGCGGTATCTTCGAGCAGGGCCTGGGCTGAGCTGCCGGTGCCGCCCAAGGAATTGGTCCAATCGAAGCGGACCATGTTGCCGTTGGAGGGGTCGTAGCGCCACAGCGCAACGTCTCTTGTGGCTCCGGCCAGCCATATGGGCCCTGAGCCGTCGGCGAGGATGGCTTGGGCTGTGGCGCCGGGGAAGAGGCCGATGCGGGGCAGGCCGGAGGGGCTCGCCTGCCAGAGGGCGGCTGAGCCGTTGGAGGCGCCCGCAATCCACAGATTCGTGCCGTCAGAGTCTACGGCCGTGGCTTGGCCGTCGAGGGGCGGGTGGTTTGTGGTCGAGAGGGGCGAGCCTTGGGGAGAGACCTTATAGATGGTCGCGCCGGA belongs to Elusimicrobiota bacterium and includes:
- a CDS encoding IPT/TIG domain-containing protein, yielding MLPGATTVASRTDTSFNISWDPHGNPSGTLYEVRLGTGPSGTLCDPSRDSFSPSSFTTTNPVQLTGLQPNTNYVIQVCNPLLILTTTSTCNIPIVVATRNSGTEPNPQFFTCGGPTPGNLAAALDPSGKLWQVSNFSNSFSLTRNSSNGSTDFSVPLAGAAMTTGWNLGFDGSGNAYTIATSSSGATIYKVSPQGSPLSTTNHPPLDGQATAVDSDGTNLWIAGASNGSAALWQASPSGLPRIGLFPGATAQAILADGSGPIWLAGATRDVALWRYDPSNGNMVRFDWTNSLGGTGSSAQALLEDTAGNIWLSGWAHTQTGTVAALWQWDGSAISLVATSTGTYSDQAQGLDLDSAGRFWLTGRTQLDSSGNTGLAVWQYPAEGGSTLNLVSSYPSYPSAAPTNTGNILTIFGTNLNILGTDSDGTYKVWSQILALADISGVLNYADAFTGGSVYFLASNTPDFQNPQSLGFLPAPNSGTVFNYTLTGLPSPATYYIAAAYDRTGYIAAGGQGLGPGNPLGGNLSAPVFLGATPATAPAISLAVDQQAPSLAILAPVNGSTIPAAMLALSGTASDNIGISDLTLAVANLTDGTWLDPYSGVFISTPGALWNHAARSGPMNNITWSGATPPVLGGEKYAIYAQAMDPSGNVSTAAVSVIIKSTNTAEAGYAVALGRDGSGNIWTVTQDYDGQTPTTMSVRKHDSAGNYLAGTVLPDAVDSGNFGIGFGPSGNWVGGTNSSGLAVWKVAGTGQVVQASVAYAGANGFIYSGGVVVDGSGNAWLAGAEQTSQNPTFRFGLWKYNANGSLAPGFPKNYQRSGGSFDGGLATNKDSSGNTWSAGISSDPVTGHLDLALWKYASNGSLAAGFPVFWPQAFANVQDNLVMGLRVSQTGTVWVAASKAYPNCAATDLALLRFDSNGVLVSTSLWHNAAGTSAAAKALALDPAGNPWVVGNSSTTSAVWKYDSSGNLAAGYPKTDPDGFDNDLIAVDGAGTPWVVDSADPEVFFGNTAVAGAPGPNACALGASATISGTITKPLGFAEGANVMVVYSTTGFNEQPQMVALTATAGTMLPYSLSLPAPASYWIAAFEGTSLQFSSATPMGFYNHIAGIPVLAGSSISNADFSIAPDTVPPSISITSIVNGSTVSALNTIQGTVQDAVALNGSVDLAVRDLATGLWWSGQAGHWAAASAPVYLRSNGGPLKNSVNWSAYVGASPTSGDILGNLGGYLAQGRNYAVYARGVDLAGNETVTPVAVTFTWEGPTGNVAPLAPAWITAQVLGTSSIVWTWAQADNALGYSVYRSTAGSKQADVIASSFTLLGQPPNSARSRCVTATNASGESPIICSSRVYTLAAVPSQLQAVSVSSYSITWAWDASSNPAGTDYALAVSTDGSVADLITLQSTGTTVFGLAPGTSYFARIRASNGDMIASSFSEVASTQTLAVVAELAVVPSSGPIGIPFTIAGTGFGAYSGSNTRVKFGTASAPISVWNDTTIQGTIPGLSPGAYSVAVERQTSSSVTATSAGLFTVNLPSASIMSPLAGPIGVPFAITGESFGPYNGSNTRVKIGGVAAPISVWNDHNIQGTIPNALAGIRTVTIERATSDGGLASVEAASFLVSVPAITDVQSSSGPIGISLTVLGTSFGPYNGSNTRLRVDGAAAAVSVWNDTRIVATVPDAPAGLAPVVVERATSDGGLSASDTAYFLITTASVTVMTPSAGPIGVPFTITGTSFGTYRGTSTRVKFGSTAAPISVWNDSTIQGTVPALDAGAYGVLIELQAGTTVATSAAGTFTVMEPAVATINPSTGPIGIPFTIAGTGFGPYNGSNTRVKFGAITAPVSVWNDTLIQGTIPGLAAGGYAVTVERQVGTGLAQSNAGTFTVSLPQVSTMTPVLGPIGLAFTLNGASFGSYNGANTKVLVGGVSAPISVWNDALIQGTIPGAVPSGDQPVVVQRQTADGGLAQSATIYFTVTGPVITAINPSTGPIGISFSITGTNFGTYNGPNTRVRFGSLLAPIGVWNNTLIQGTIPGLSSGTYAVSVERQAGPDVALSNPVTFLVVLPQISTVTPMLGPIGIPFTITGSGFGAYNGANTKVKFGTIAAPISVWNDSTIQGTIPGLTPGDYAVSVERQAGTGLAQGDAGTFSVILPQVSTMTPVTGPIGVPFTVTGTGFGAYNGSNTRLKFNGIVAPISVWNNTTIQGRVPGQVSTGTQTVLIERATADGGLADSAAQSFNVVLPQISQVIPAQGQPGGAFELDGSGFGPYNGSATKVTFSGTAAGISVWNDAMIRGVIPASLSVGTYTVVVALSPSGGTAQSNVLIYGVGTSGTHFVSMSLAAAAPAPTYIPTWYGQASLPLDSEEGGTVVTPSRVAVVVPPGALSQTTDISIDRAEIAGADSEVRLRTLSAVSLAPAGDAVQFGPEGTNFAVPVTIELPYDPAAILLGQAGKVAVHYWNPASHAWLALPSQVDASRRVVSALTDHFSLYQALIPALAAAQATSTVAEMQIACNPLRQSCSPMQFKNLPVSARLRIYTLSGAMVKDLNADALGQATWDGTNQSGAWVASGVYFVFAQGNGTQKTFKVGVQR